A DNA window from Salvia hispanica cultivar TCC Black 2014 unplaced genomic scaffold, UniMelb_Shisp_WGS_1.0 HiC_scaffold_284, whole genome shotgun sequence contains the following coding sequences:
- the LOC125198816 gene encoding uncharacterized protein LOC125198816, whose product MASSRAGGSGGGASDSDGFSNDELDLAVQAAIDRRIPAEAAAVPRPIHRRRHVPRDHIAAHHRLYADYFAPEPRFRFIPSTFRMHRPLFMHIVGALERRYEFFGIGRMRVGKPDTRQYVCTAAIVTGVQRPADMFDEYLHIGVFTIECRWSFARR is encoded by the coding sequence ATGGCGAGTAGTCGTGCGGGTGGTAGTGGCGGAGgcgctagtgatagtgatGGCTTTAGTAATGATGAATTGGATCTCGCTGTGCAAGCGGCGATTGATCGACGGATCCCGGCAGAGGCGGCGGCCGTGCCTCGGCCAATCCATCGCCGACGGCATGTACCCCGGGACCACATTGCTGCACATCACCGGTTGTATGCGGACTACTTTGCTCCAGAGCCGCGCTTTCGCTTTATTCCGTCGACGTTTAGGATGCATCGTCCTctgtttatgcatatcgtTGGTGCATTAGAGAGAAGGTACGAGTTTTTCGGAATCGGGAGGATGCGGGTCGGCAAACCCGACACACGCCAATACGTATGTACGGCCGCAATCGTAACCGGCGTACAGAGGCcggccgacatgttcgacgagtacctccacattggAGTCTTCACCATCGAGTGTCGGTGGAGTTTTGCGCGGCGTTAG